A genomic region of Arachis stenosperma cultivar V10309 chromosome 9, arast.V10309.gnm1.PFL2, whole genome shotgun sequence contains the following coding sequences:
- the LOC130951810 gene encoding sugar carrier protein C-like: MAGGLIGKGSANGKQYPGKLTFRVFVTCMVAAFGGLIFGYDLGISGGVTSMDPFLKKFFPDVYAKEMNMKPSDNQYCRFDSQVLTLFTSSLYLAALVASLCASSITRIFGRRLTMLSGGILFLVGAGFNAFAQKVWMLIVGRMLLGFGIGCANQSVPIYVSEVAPYKYRGALNMMFQLAITIGIFVANVLNYFFAKMKNGEGWRYSLGFAAVPAVMIVIGAIFLPDSPSSLIERGKDEKAKQELIKIRGTSDVEEEFKDLVEASQSSAAVNHPWATLLKRHYRPQLVMAIAIPFFQQLTGMNVITFYAPVLFRTIGFGSNASLMSSMITGGFNALATFVSIFTVDKVGRRKLFLEGGAQMFICQIVITAAIASKFGVDGNPGTLPKWYAFLVVGFICIYVMGFAWSWGPLGWLVPSEIFPLEVRSAAQSINVSVNMIFTFAIAQVFTSMLCHMKFGLFIFFAVFVLVMSCFIHKFLPETKGVPIEEMSVVWQNHYYWKKFVNSASEEAKAKVDNSC; encoded by the exons ATGGCCGGAGGACTCATTGGAAAGGGCTCTGCCAATGGGAAGCAATATCCGGGAAAACTCACTTTCCGGGTTTTTGTGACGTGCATGGTTGCTGCATTTGGAGGACTAATTTTTGGATATGATCTTGGCATCTCAGGTGGAGTTACATCGATGGATCCTTTTCTGAAGAAATTTTTCCCAGACGTGTATGCAAAGGAGATGAACATGAAGCCATCTGACAATCAGTATTGCAGGTTTGACAGCCAGGTTTTGACACTCTTTACATCCTCCCTGTATCTGGCTGCTCTCGTGGCATCACTCTGTGCGTCTTCCATCACTCGAATCTTTGGAAGGCGTCTTACCATGTTGTCCGGCGGTATTCTGTTTCTCGTGGGTGCCGGTTTCAATGCGTTTGCTCAGAAAGTGTGGATGCTCATTGTTGGTCGCATGTTGCTTGGCTTCGGAATTGGATGTGCTAATCAGTCTGTTCCAATCTATGTGTCGGAGGTTGCTCCTTACAAATACAGAGGAGCCCTTAACATGATGTTCCAATTGGCCATCACCATTGGCATCTTTGTCGCCAACGTTCTCAACTATTTCTTCGCCAAGATGAAGAACGGTGAAGGCTGGCGCTACAGCTTGGGTTTCGCGGCTGTCCCCGCCGTGATGATCGTCATCGGCGCAATCTTTCTCCCCGACTCGCCGAGCTCCTTGATCGAGCGTGGCAAAGATGAGAAAGCCAAGCAAGAGCTGATCAAGATTAGAGGAACCAGTGACGTGGAGGAAGAGTTCAAGGACCTTGTTGAGGCGAGTCAATCGTCCGCGGCAGTAAATCACCCATGGGCCACTCTGTTGAAGAGGCATTATAGGCCTCAGCTCGTGATGGCCATAGCCATTCCTTTCTTCCAGCAGCTCACCGGCATGAATGTGATTACTTTCTATGCTCCTGTTTTGTTCAGAACCATTGGCTTTGGTAGCAATGCTTCCCTTATGTCTTCCATGATCACCGGTGGCTTTAATGCTCTTGCTACCTTTGTTTCAATCTTTACCGTTGACAAAGTTGGAAGGCGCAAGCTCTTTCTCGAAGGCGGTGCTCAGATGTTTATCTGTCAG ATTGTGATAACCGCCGCAATAGCAAGCAAATTTGGAGTAGATGGAAACCCAGGAACGTTGCCAAAATGGTACGCGTTCCTTGTGGTGGGATttatatgcatctatgtgatgGGATTTGCATGGTCATGGGGTCCTCTTGGATGGTTGGTTCCTAGCGAGATATTTCCCCTTGAAGTCAGATCTGCAGCTCAGAGTATCAATGTATCCGTTAATATGATTTTCACTTTTGCTATTGCTCAAGTATTCACCTCCATGCTCTGCCATATGAAATTTGgcctcttcatcttctttgcTGTTTTTGTTTTGGTTATGAGCTGCTTTATCCATAAGTTTCTTCCGGAGACTAAGGGAGTTCCCATCGAAGAGATGTCTGTTGTGTGGCAAAATCATTATTATTGGAAGAAATTTGTCAACTCTGCAAGTGAAGAAGCTAAAGCCAAGGTGGATAACTCATGTTGA
- the LOC130949872 gene encoding uncharacterized protein LOC130949872 yields the protein MSQDHRQLDSSLICKVTSPMIQSNPFVTIPVLQGAVHASYHFKPSYRKVWMAKQKVIARIYGDWKEFYNKVLKLLQALQSCFPDTICDLRGKTYYEGHLMVRDCCMFDKVFWTFPSCFEAFKHYKPFVSIDGTHLYGKYGGVLLIAVAQDGNSNILPIAFAIVESESTESWSFFLTNLRRHVTPQDGLLVISDRSQAIKAALGADDIGWHPPRAFHAYCIRHMAANFMSRFKSAKNK from the coding sequence ATGTCTCAAGACCATCGTCAGTTAGATAGTAGTCTCATTTGCAAAGTGACATCGCCCATGATTCAGTCCAACCCGTTTGTCACTATCCCGGTCTTGCAAGGTGCGGTCCACGCAAGTTATCACTTCAAACCCTCATACAGAAAGGTGTGGATGGCAAAGCAAAAGGTCATTGCACGGATCTACGGTGATTGGAAAGAGTTTTATAACAAGGTGCTGAAACTACTTCAGGCACTGCAGAGCTGTTTCCCTGACACCATATGTGACCTACGCGGCAAAACGTACTACGAAGGTCACCTCATGGTGCGCGACTGCTGCATGTTCGACAAAGTATTTTGGACTTTCCCGTCATGTTTCGAGGCCTTCAAGCATTACAAGCCATTTGTCTCTATAGACGGCACGCATTTGTATGGCAAGTACGGTGGAGTATTGCTTATAGCGGTGGCGCAAGACGGAAACAGCAACATACTGCCAATTGCTTTTGCCATTGTTGAGTCTGAGAGCACCGAGTCATGGTCGTTCTTTCTTACTAATTTGAGGCGCCACGTCACCCCACAAGACGGCTTGCTGGTTATATCGGACAGATCTCAAGCCATCAAGGCCGCCCTTGGAGCTGATGATATTGGGTGGCATCCCCCTAGGGCCTTCCATGCTTACTGTATCAGACATATGGCTGCGAATTTCATGAGCCGATTCAAGTCAGCCAAGAACAAGTGA
- the LOC130951329 gene encoding G-patch domain-containing protein 1, whose product MAAPESPVCYVGVARQSAAFRLMKQMGWEEGEGLGKEKQGIKGYVRVQNKQDTIGIGLEKPNNWAFDTTQFDNILKRLKVQAPQVEDSGIEERKPNVRTKTSVPFDDEDSVSKATRPQGRYKRRERGKLVSEYSLKDLEGILVKKGEVSDVDDELDLLKASEIQNVKGTEPAYPSIPPEWWGYKYGFVSGGFLGAELKKRKSLTSEGAKNRMERTAFHEEDQENLYNLVQDKSTTGKQGLGIKDRPKKVAGCYYQGKKTSFDNSDDEGSDDTDSLEKQTHNNLVKVEKVVESKVRLKKLCKQLLRTVPGESLKLKQLKALIDEHSSLVLSNFSSKKEAIAYLKQKLTGSRKFCIEGKRVRLAS is encoded by the exons ATGGCGGCACCAGAATCCCCTGTCTGCTATGTCGGTGTCGCCAGGCAATCCGCTGCTTTTCGCCTCATGAAGCAAATG gGATGGGAAGAAGGTGAAGGCCTTGGCAAAGAGAAGCAGGGAATCAAAGGCTATGTCCGTGTTCAAAACAAGCAAGACACTATTG GAATTGGCTTAGAGAAGCCAAACAATTGGGCTTTTGACACTACTCAGTTTGATAATATCCTCAAAAGGTTGAAAGTG CAAGCTCCACAAGTTGAAGACTCAG GAATAGAGGAAAGAAAACCTAATGTGCGAACCAAGACTAGTGTACCTTTTGATGATGAGGACTCTGTCTCCAAAGCTACCAGACCACAAGGAAG ATAcaagagaagagagagggggAAGCTCGTCTCTGAATATTCCTTAAAGGATCTTGAAGGAATTCTT GTTAAAAAGGGTGAAGTATCTGACGTTGATGATGAACTGGACTTGTTAAAGGCATCTGAAATTCAAAATGTTAAAG GCACAGAACCTGCTTATCCAAGCATTCCTCCAGAGTGGTGGGGCTATAAGTATGGGTTTGTTTCTGGTGGATTTCTTGGGGCAGAATTAAAGAAGAGAAAATCCCTTACATCTGAAGGTGCTAAAAACAGGATGGAGAGAACTGCATTTCATGAAGAAGATCAAGAAAATCTCTACAACCTAGTCCAA GACAAATCCACCACCGGAAAGCAAGGACTAGGCATAAAGGACAGGCCCAAAAAAGTAGCTGGCTGCTATTATCAGGGTAAAAAGACATCATTTGATAATAGTGATGATGAAGGATCTGATGATACTGATTCTTTGGAaaaacaaacacacaacaatttAGTCAAAGTAGAAAAGGTGGTTGAATCCAAAGTGAGGCTGAAGAAGTTGTGTAAACAACTTTTACGAACG GTGCCTGGAGAGTCATTGAAACTGAAACAGCTCAAAGCCCTTATTGATGAGCATTCATCTTTGGTTTTGTCCAACTTTTCATCGAAAAAAGAGGCTATTGCTTACCTGAAACAAAAG CTTACAGGGAGTCGGAAGTTTTGTATTGAAGGGAAAAGAGTTCGATTGGCATCTTAA